The genomic segment CACCGGTTGCTGGCAGATTTGATGATCGAACTGGCAGCAGTTCTAGACCGCTTCGACGCCGGCGGTTTCGCCGTTCTGCGAGCCGACTGGCAGCAGCAGCATGCGTGGCAGAATCGGCCGGTACGCCTGCTGGACGGCGACCGCATCGATCGTCAGGGAACCTGCCTTGGCGCAGACGAGGATGGTGCGCTGCTGTTGCAGACGGCAAACGGTATCGAGCGTTGCCTGTCCGGCGATCTGTCACTGCGCGTCGCATGATCATCGCCATCGACGCCGGCAACAGCCGCATCAAATGGGCCACGCACGAAGGCGGTCGCTGGCTCGATGGCGGCGTTCTGGCGACTTCCGACATCGCTTGGCTGGCCGAGGCGGCCGATGAATGGCCTGCCGGTGCACAGGTCGTGGTCTGCAATGTCGCCGGCGCCGAGGTCGCGGCAGGCATTTTGTCCTTGCTCGCGACACGCCAGGCGCGGGTTTCCTTTCTCCGTCCGACGGCAGCCGCGTGTGGGGTGCGCAATTCCTATGAGTTGCCGGCACAACTCGGGGCGGATCGGTGGGCCGCCCTGATCGGTGCTCGTGCGCAGTCAGCGAACGCCTGCCTGGTCGTCTGTGCCGGCACAGCGACGACTGTCGACCTCCTCGATGCCGACGGAGTCTTTCGTGGCGGGCTGATACTCCCCGGTTTCGACCTGATGCGCGCCGCATTGGCGAGCAACACGGCGCAGTTGCCGTTTGCCGAGGCAGGTGCCTTCCGGGCCGAGCCCCGCAATACCAGCGACGCGATCGTCAGCGGCTGTCTGCAGGCCCAGCTTGGCGCGGTCGAACGCATGTTCGCCCCTATCGCCAGCGAGGCCGGTGCGCAATGCCTGCTGACCGGCGGCGCGGCGGAGCGTCTGGTTGCCCATCTACGGATTCCCTTCCGCCTGGTGGAGAATCTGATTCTGCGTGGTCTGGTGCGCTATGCCGAATCGCCGTCCTGAGCCACCCACCGGGCGTCGTTGAAGCGCGAAGAGAGGAGAAGCCTGATGCCGACTCACCTGCTGAGCATGCTGCCCGCCTTTCTCGCCTACTTTGCCGTGGCGATCGTCTTGCTGGCGCTGTTCCTGCTGGTCTATCTGAACGTCACTCCGTACGCTGAGCTGGCACTGATCCGCGCCGGCAACACGGCCGCTGCGACGAGCCTCTCCGGGGCGTTAATCGGTTTTGCCATGCCAGTGGCCAACGTGATTGCACACAGCGATACGCTCCTTGATCTTGCCGCCTGGGGCGCGATTGCCGGCGTAATCCAGATTCTTGCCTACTTGGCCATCCGCTTTGCCGTGCCGCAGCTGACACAGGACATTCCCGCCGGCAGGATGGCTCCGGCGGTTCTTCTCGCGGTGGTATCGCTCACCGTCGGTCTGATCAACGCAGCCTGCATGACCTACTGACGGATTCTTTCCTGGCGGCGCATGGCCGCCACAACTTGTTTGCGGGAGATCGCCATGGCGCTCATGGATTTCATCAGGAAGCAGTTCGTCGATGTCATTCAATGGACCGAGGAGGGTGACGGAGTGCTCGCCATGCGTTACCCGATGCAGGACTTGGAGATCCAGTATGGCGCGCAGTTGACGGTCCGCGAATCGCAGATGGCCGTCTTCGTCAACGAAGGCCAGGTCGCCGACGTGTTCAGTCCCGGCCTGTACACGCTGACGACGCGCACATTGCCGGTGCTGACCTACCTGAAGAACTGGGACAAGCTGTTCGAGTCGCCCTTCAAGTCGGACGTCTATTTCTTCTCGACCCGCCTGCAGCTCGACTGCAAGTGGGGGACGCCCAATCCGATCACCATCCGCGACAAGGACTTCGGCATGGTGCGCATGCGCGCCTTCGGCATCTACTCGTACAGGCTTGTCGATGCACGCAGGTTCCACAGCGAAATCTCGGGTACGCGCGAGCAGTACAGCGTTGCCGACCTTGATGGCCAGCTGCGCAACCTCGTCATCAGCTCGATGACCGACCTTTTCGGAGAGTCCGGGGTTCCTTTCATCGACATGGCGGCGAACCAGGATGAGCTGGGCAGGCAGCTGAAGAGCAAGCTCGAGAGCGTGTTTGAACGGTACGGTCTGGCGCTCGACAGTTTTGTCGTCCAGAACGTATCGCTGCCCGAAGAACTGCAGAAGATCCTTGATACGCGGATCGGCATGAACATGATCGGCGATCTCGGCCGCTACACACAATATCAGGTGGCGACGAGCATTCCCCTCGCGGCCCAGAACGAAGGCGGCATCGCCGGGATCGGTGCCGGGCTGGGTGCCGGCCTTGGCATTGGTCAGACGATGACGGCAGCAATGGCGCAGAGCACCGGCGTCGGCACCGCTCCGGCGGCAGCGTCGGCAGCAGGGCCGGTGGCCGCAGGCACTGCCGACGAAGTGGTGGCAACGCTTGAGAAGCTGCACGGACTGGTGGCGAAGGGCATCCTGTCGCAGGCCGAGTTTGACGCCAAGAAGGCGGAGTTGCTGGCCCGCCTCGGCTGATGTCGGTCGCCTGAATCTCCGACGGTGCCGACCCGCCCATCGTGAAGAGAGCCAGTTGCCCGTCCTGCGGCGCGCCGGTCGTCTTTCGCGCGGCGAGCTCACTCTATGTCGTCTGCGATTTCTGCCGCAGCACCCTGCTGCGCAGCGGCGAGGACCTGCAGAACATCGGGCGCATGGCCGCACTGCTCGAGGACGATTCGCCGATCCGGATAGGCAGTGAGGGCCATTTTCGCCAGCGCCATTTCACGGTGGTCGGCCGTATCCAGCTGCAGTATGCATCGGGTCTATGGAACGAGTGGCACATCCTCCTCGATGATGGCCGAAGCGCCTGGCTTGCCGAGGCCGCAGGCGAGTTGATCGTCAGCGCGCAGGTAGCGGTCAAGGATCCACTGCCGGCATTCTCGACGCTGGCGCCCGAAATGCCGGTTACTCTCGACGGTCGGCGCTTCGTCGTCACTGATCTGGCGACTGCGCGCTGCATCGCCGGCGAGGGTGAACTGCCGTTCCGGGTCGCCGCGGGTTACGACGTGAACACTGCGGATCTGCGCGGCAACGATCGCTTCGTGACGATCGATTACAGCGAGACGCCGCCGCTGGTCTTCGTCGGCCAGTCGGTTGCCTTCGCCGATCTGCAGCTCTCTGGTCTGAGGGATGTGCGGGAGCCGGCGGTTACGGCCGGACAGGTCGCGACGCGCGCCCTGAACTGTCCGCACTGTGCGGCGCCACTGAAGATTCATTCGCCAGCGACGGAAAGCATCGGCTGCGAGAGCTGCGGTTCGATCATCGGTGTCGAGGACGAGAATCTCAGACTGTTGTCACGGGCGGCACAGGCGTTGCGCGAGGTGCCCTGGCTGCCGCTTGGCAGTGCGGGCCGGCTGCGCGACAGTGACTGGCGGGTCATCGGTTTCATGCGCCGCAGCTCGAGTTCCGCAGGCCCTACGTGCTCGTGGTCCGAATACCTGCTGTACGACGGGCAGCAGGGTCTTGCCTGGCTGATCGAGTATCAGGGCCACTGGAATTTCGCACGCGGCCTGTCGAACCCGCCCAGCGTCAGCCGGGGCGAGGCGAAATTCACACACGCCGGGCGGCAGTACCGTCTCTTCAACCATGGCGAAGCCGAGGTGACCCACGTCGTCGGTGAGTTCTACTGGCGAGTGGCGGTCGGCGAGTGCTGTGTCGTCGACGACTTCATCTGTCCGCCGCTGATGCTTTCACGTGAGGTCAACGAGCGCGAATCCACCTGGTCACAGGCCGAGTATCTGGAGCCAGACGAGGTCTGCGCCGCCTTTGGCATCACGACACCATTGCCGGTGCGCCGGGACGTTTACGCGAACCAGCCGAACCCGCTGGTCGAAACACATCGCCAGATCTGCCGTCTGTTCTGGAAACTGGCGCTGGCGGCTACCGTGGTGCAGCTGGCCTTCATCTTTCTCCTCGCTTCCGAACCGGTCCTCAGGCAGCGCGTCGTTCTCGCGGCAGAGAACGATGAGGCGACCCTCACCAGTCAGGAGTTCGTTCTCAAGAGCCGTGCTCGTGCGCTGCTCGTCCGACACCAGACCAGCGTGGTCAACAACTGGTTGTCGGTGAACACGACCTTGGTCGAGAAGAACACGGGGGAGGCGCATCTTGGCCAGCAGGAGATCAGCCACTACAAGGGAGTCGAAGACGGGGAGAGTTGGAGCGAGGGATCGCCGGCGGACGAACTGGTGTTCCGTGCGGTGCCGCCGGGAACTTATCATCTGGTGATCGAATACGAACTCGGCAGCGACAACAGCGAGTCCGTCGTCGATACCATCGAGGTCATACGCAACCCGACCGGCTGGTCCAACTATGTGCTGCTGCTGATCTTCCTTGCGGTCTTCCCGCTGCTGTCGCGCTGGCGGCGCAACTCGTTCGAGGCACGACGCTGGCGCGAGAGCGATGTCGGCGATGATACGAGCGGCGACGGAGACGAGGACTGAAATGATCAAGGCCAACTGGTTTGCCGGACTGCTCGCGCTGGCCCTGTTCAGCAACGCCCAGTATCAGGGGTGGAACCTGTTCGGACACGAGGGTTCTTCGCAGACCGCACGCGCGGTGGCCGGTCGCGGCCATCACAAGTAGCTGAACCGGGCCGCGTCTCACGACGGGGCTGCGCACCACATTTCGTTGAGGTCGGGGAACCTCCATTTTTCCGGATCTTCACGGCCGACGATCTTGTGCGGACAGCCCGTGCTGCCGAGGTCGATGAGCTCGGGACGGATACGAGCATTGCTGCGCGTCGAGAAGAAAATTTTGACCTGTGGAGTCAGGAGCGACTTCTGGCCCTGTTCCGTGACGACCCCCAAGTGAGCAGAGCTGAGGAGCACCAGTGAGCCGATCGGGTAGATGCCGACGCTCTTGACGAAAGCCTGGAAAACGCGGGTGTCGAAGTGACCCTGACTCCACTCGGCCATCTTGCGCACCGATTCGGCCGGATCCCAGCCTGCCTTGTAGGGACGGTTCGATGTGATCGCGTCGTAAACGTCGCAGACGGCGCCCATCTTGGCGAAGACGCTGATCTCGTCTGCGCGCAGTCGCTTCGGGTAGCCTGAGCCGTCCACCTTTTCATGATGGTGCAGGACGACGTCGAGCGCCACCGGGTCCGGCTTCGCCGCCTGCTGCAGTATCCTGTGGCCTTCTTCGGGATGCGACCTGATGATGGCGAACTCGGCATCGGTCAGTTTGCCGGGCTTGTTGAGCACTTCGAGCGGCATGACCGCCTTGCCGAGGTCGTGCAGCAGCCCGGCAGTGGCGGCGGCACGCGTCTGCGCCTCATTCATGCCGAGTTCGCGGGCCAGGGCGACCATCAGGGCGCAGACGGCCACCGAGTGCATGTAGGTGTAGTCGTCAGCCGTTTTCAGGCGCGCCAGGCTGATCAGTGCTCCCGGGTTGCGGCTCACCGAGTCCGAGATCTCCTCCACCAGCCGTTGCGCACTCGTTGCATCGACGGCCCTGCCCATGCGTGCCTCCTCGAACATCGAGGTGACGGCCTGCCGCGACTTGGCGACGATCCTTGCCGCACGGGCGAACTCGGCTGCCGTTGAAACGCGCTCGAGCTGACGCTCCTCCTGCGCGGCAATGGCGAGTTCGGCATCGACCTGCTTCTCGTGTTCGGCCACCGAGCCGACCGGCTCATCGCCTGCGACATCGAGGCCCTTTGCCGAGTCGATCCAGACCTCGCGGATGCTGCTGGCGCGGATGGTGTCAATATCCTTCTGGTCGCTGATGACGAAGGCCGAGCGCCAGAACGGGTGCTCCATCCAGGAGCCACAGAACTCCTTGAGGTACATGCCGACCGTGAGTTGCTTGACGCTGATCTTCTTGAGCATCAGTGCTCCTGTCCGTGCGGGTTGTCTTCCGCGCAGACAGAAGTTTAAACCGTGCGACGTCGAGCGGCAAAACGAAGGGGCCATGTGGCCCCCTCTTCGTGTCCGCTTGCCAACGGGGCTACGAGAGACCTGCTGCCGCGCGCAGGGCTGTGGCCTTGTCGGTCGCTTCCCAGGTGAACTCGGGTTCGTCGCGACCAAAGTGGCCATAGGCTGCCGTCTTGCGATAAATAGGCCGCAGGAGGTTGAGCGACTGGATGATGCCCTTTGGACGCAGATCGAAGTGCTTGCCGATCAGATCGACGATGAGTTCGTCACTCACCCTGCCCGTGCCAAAGGTGTTCACCATCAGCGATACTGGTCGCGCGACGCCGATCGCATAGGCGACCTGTACCTCGCAGCGCGAGGCGAGTCCGGCGGCGACGATGTTCTTGGCGACGTGGCGCGCGGCATAGGCGGCCGATCGGTCGACCTTCGACGGATCCTTGCCGGAGAAGGCGCCGCCGCCATGCCGGGCGGCGCCACCGTAGGTGTCGACGATGATCTTGCGACCGGTCAGTCCGCAGTCGCCGTGCGGGCCGCCAACGACGAAGCGACCGGTCGGGTTGACCAGGAAGCGGGTGTTGCCCGTCAGCAGTTCCTTGGGAACGACTGGCTTGATCACTTCCTCGATAACGGCTTCCGAAATCTGTGCATGCGACACCTCTGGGTCGTGCTGTGTCGAGACGACCACGGTGTCGATCGCGACTGGTCTGCCGTCGACGTAGCGGACGCTGAGCTGGCTCTTCGCGTCCGGGCGCAGCCAGGGCAGTCGGCCGTCGCGGCGGACCTCGGCCTGGCGCTGCATGATCCGGTGGGCGTAGTGGATCGGTAGCGGCATCAGGGAAGCCGTTTCATCGCAGGCGTAGCCGAACATCAGTCCTTGGTCACCGGCACCCTGGTCGAGGTCGATCCCCTGGCCCTCGTTGACGCCCTGTGCGATGTCGGGTGACTGGCGGTTGATCGCTGTCAGTATGGCGCAGCTCTTGTAGTCGAAGCCGATGTCGGAGTTGTCATAGCCGATCCGGCGGACCGCTTCTTGGGCAATTTCGCGGTAGTTGATGTGGGCCTTGGTGGTGATCTCGCCCGAGATCACCACCAGACCGGTGGATACCAGGGTCTCGCAGGCAACCCGTGCCGGTGGGTCGTCGGCCAGGATGGCGTCGAGAATGGAGTCGGAGATCTGGTCGGCCACCTTGTCCGGGTGGCCCTCGGAAACCGATTCCGAAGTGAAGAGGTACTCGTGGCTCACGCTGCGTGTGCTCCAAAATTGAAAAACCCCGAAACGACCGCGTGGCCGGCTCCGGGGTTTGAGCAGACGACGCTTTAGCAGTATTTCCTGGCCGCTCTCGCGGCTCGTTCCGCCCTGCAAGTTGTCCTGATTAACTCGGCGGATGGATAATTATACTTTTTCTCGTTGCGCTCAGTCAAAAGCGTGCCGCGCTGCCGCCTGTGCCGCATCCTTCATTCCCCGTCAACATCGGAACGCCGCGTGCATATCCTGTTTCGCTGCCTCAGCCTCCTGCCACTGTCCTGGCTGCATCGGCTTGGAGCCGTGCTCGGCTGGCTTGTCTGGCTGTGCTCGCCGACCTATCGCCGACACATGGCAGAGAACATGAGGCTGGCGCTTGGAGAGAAGGATGCTCGGCGGGTGCGACCGGTTGCCATCGGCGAGGCCGGCAAGGCAGGTCTGGAACTGGCGCGAATCTGGGCGCGGCCACAGGCAGAGGCGGCAGCGCGGGTCGTCAAGGTCTCGGGTTGGGACTTGGTCGAGGCGGCGACACGGCGAGGAAAGGGAATGATCTATCTGACGCCGCATCTCGGCTGCTTCGAGATCACCGCCCAGTACCTTTCAACGCACGCGCCGATCACGGTCCTTTACCGGCCACCGAAGCGGGCGTGGCTGCACGACCTGATCGAAGCCGGGCGGGCGCGGCCGCAACTGCATCTGGCGGCGGCAGATCTCTCGGGCGTACGCAGTCTGTTGAAGGCGCTCAGGCGTGGCGAAGCGGTCGGCATCCTGCCCGACCATGCGCCCAAGGCGGGCGAAGGGCGCTGGCTCGACTTCTTCGGCAGGCCGGCCTACACGATGACGCTGGCGGCGCGACTGGTCGACAGCGGTGCAACCGTGATCATGGTCTGGGCCGAACGACTCCCCGCTGGCGCCGGCTATCATTTCCGTCTGCAGGAGCCGACGCAGCCCATCGGGGGCACCATCGAAGAACGGGCACAGCAAATCAATCGCGAGATGGAGCATCTCATTCGGCAGTGCCCGGGCCAGTATCTCTGGGGCTACAACCGTTACAAGGGGCGTCGCCACAGCGGATCATCGCCACTTCCGGCGGAGGGTTGACACCGTGACGAGTTGCCAGCGGCGCCTCGCGCATGCCGCCAGTGGCAGTGAAGAATCCTGATGAAAATCGCTTTCTGTCTCTACAAGTACTTTCCGTTTGGTGGCCTGCAGCGCGATTTCCTCCGCGTGGCGCTGGCCTGCCAAGCGCGAGACCATGCGATCAGGGTCTACACCCTGGAATGGCGCGGGGACATTCCGGCCGGGTTCGAAGTCATGCTGGTGCCGGTTCGTGGGCTGACCAACCTGCGCCGCTACCAGCGTTTCAGCGGCTGGGTGGCCAGTCATCTGGCGGCCCATCCCGTCCATCGTGTCGTCGGCTTCAACAAGATGCCGGGACTGGACGTGTATTTCGCTGCCGACTCGTGCTTCGAGGAAAAGGCACGCACACAGCGCGGCTCGCTCTATCGCCTGTCGGCACGCTACCGGCATTTCTCCGCCTATGAACGGGCCGTCTTCGGCCGGGAGGCTCAGGTGGAAATCCTGGTCCTGTCGCCGCTGCAGGAGCGCCTGTTCCAGACCTACCATGGCACTCCGGCCGAACGATTCCATCTCTTGCCTCCCGGCATCTCGCCGGACAGGCGGGCGCCACCGGATGCAGCGGTGATTCGGTCGAGCGTGCGCAGCGAGTTCGGGCTGGCTGATGACCAGTTTCTTCTCCTGCAGCTTGGCTCGGGCTTCCGGACCAAAGGCC from the Accumulibacter sp. genome contains:
- a CDS encoding type III pantothenate kinase, with translation MIIAIDAGNSRIKWATHEGGRWLDGGVLATSDIAWLAEAADEWPAGAQVVVCNVAGAEVAAGILSLLATRQARVSFLRPTAAACGVRNSYELPAQLGADRWAALIGARAQSANACLVVCAGTATTVDLLDADGVFRGGLILPGFDLMRAALASNTAQLPFAEAGAFRAEPRNTSDAIVSGCLQAQLGAVERMFAPIASEAGAQCLLTGGAAERLVAHLRIPFRLVENLILRGLVRYAESPS
- a CDS encoding SPFH domain-containing protein; protein product: MALMDFIRKQFVDVIQWTEEGDGVLAMRYPMQDLEIQYGAQLTVRESQMAVFVNEGQVADVFSPGLYTLTTRTLPVLTYLKNWDKLFESPFKSDVYFFSTRLQLDCKWGTPNPITIRDKDFGMVRMRAFGIYSYRLVDARRFHSEISGTREQYSVADLDGQLRNLVISSMTDLFGESGVPFIDMAANQDELGRQLKSKLESVFERYGLALDSFVVQNVSLPEELQKILDTRIGMNMIGDLGRYTQYQVATSIPLAAQNEGGIAGIGAGLGAGLGIGQTMTAAMAQSTGVGTAPAAASAAGPVAAGTADEVVATLEKLHGLVAKGILSQAEFDAKKAELLARLG
- a CDS encoding DUF350 domain-containing protein translates to MPTHLLSMLPAFLAYFAVAIVLLALFLLVYLNVTPYAELALIRAGNTAAATSLSGALIGFAMPVANVIAHSDTLLDLAAWGAIAGVIQILAYLAIRFAVPQLTQDIPAGRMAPAVLLAVVSLTVGLINAACMTY
- a CDS encoding glycosyltransferase family 4 protein, translating into MKIAFCLYKYFPFGGLQRDFLRVALACQARDHAIRVYTLEWRGDIPAGFEVMLVPVRGLTNLRRYQRFSGWVASHLAAHPVHRVVGFNKMPGLDVYFAADSCFEEKARTQRGSLYRLSARYRHFSAYERAVFGREAQVEILVLSPLQERLFQTYHGTPAERFHLLPPGISPDRRAPPDAAVIRSSVRSEFGLADDQFLLLQLGSGFRTKGLDRSLKALAALPPALRARCRLFAIGDDDPRFFQGQARLLGVAERVRILPGRSDIPRVLLGADLLLHPAYNENTGTVLLEALVAGLPVLTTSVCGYAHYVVEADAGVVIDEPFMQDSLDRALLGMLDDESARRRWQANGLAFAEVADIYANAERAADVILK
- a CDS encoding HD-GYP domain-containing protein; amino-acid sequence: MLKKISVKQLTVGMYLKEFCGSWMEHPFWRSAFVISDQKDIDTIRASSIREVWIDSAKGLDVAGDEPVGSVAEHEKQVDAELAIAAQEERQLERVSTAAEFARAARIVAKSRQAVTSMFEEARMGRAVDATSAQRLVEEISDSVSRNPGALISLARLKTADDYTYMHSVAVCALMVALARELGMNEAQTRAAATAGLLHDLGKAVMPLEVLNKPGKLTDAEFAIIRSHPEEGHRILQQAAKPDPVALDVVLHHHEKVDGSGYPKRLRADEISVFAKMGAVCDVYDAITSNRPYKAGWDPAESVRKMAEWSQGHFDTRVFQAFVKSVGIYPIGSLVLLSSAHLGVVTEQGQKSLLTPQVKIFFSTRSNARIRPELIDLGSTGCPHKIVGREDPEKWRFPDLNEMWCAAPS
- a CDS encoding DUF4178 domain-containing protein is translated as MKRASCPSCGAPVVFRAASSLYVVCDFCRSTLLRSGEDLQNIGRMAALLEDDSPIRIGSEGHFRQRHFTVVGRIQLQYASGLWNEWHILLDDGRSAWLAEAAGELIVSAQVAVKDPLPAFSTLAPEMPVTLDGRRFVVTDLATARCIAGEGELPFRVAAGYDVNTADLRGNDRFVTIDYSETPPLVFVGQSVAFADLQLSGLRDVREPAVTAGQVATRALNCPHCAAPLKIHSPATESIGCESCGSIIGVEDENLRLLSRAAQALREVPWLPLGSAGRLRDSDWRVIGFMRRSSSSAGPTCSWSEYLLYDGQQGLAWLIEYQGHWNFARGLSNPPSVSRGEAKFTHAGRQYRLFNHGEAEVTHVVGEFYWRVAVGECCVVDDFICPPLMLSREVNERESTWSQAEYLEPDEVCAAFGITTPLPVRRDVYANQPNPLVETHRQICRLFWKLALAATVVQLAFIFLLASEPVLRQRVVLAAENDEATLTSQEFVLKSRARALLVRHQTSVVNNWLSVNTTLVEKNTGEAHLGQQEISHYKGVEDGESWSEGSPADELVFRAVPPGTYHLVIEYELGSDNSESVVDTIEVIRNPTGWSNYVLLLIFLAVFPLLSRWRRNSFEARRWRESDVGDDTSGDGDED
- a CDS encoding lysophospholipid acyltransferase family protein is translated as MHILFRCLSLLPLSWLHRLGAVLGWLVWLCSPTYRRHMAENMRLALGEKDARRVRPVAIGEAGKAGLELARIWARPQAEAAARVVKVSGWDLVEAATRRGKGMIYLTPHLGCFEITAQYLSTHAPITVLYRPPKRAWLHDLIEAGRARPQLHLAAADLSGVRSLLKALRRGEAVGILPDHAPKAGEGRWLDFFGRPAYTMTLAARLVDSGATVIMVWAERLPAGAGYHFRLQEPTQPIGGTIEERAQQINREMEHLIRQCPGQYLWGYNRYKGRRHSGSSPLPAEG
- the metK gene encoding methionine adenosyltransferase gives rise to the protein MSHEYLFTSESVSEGHPDKVADQISDSILDAILADDPPARVACETLVSTGLVVISGEITTKAHINYREIAQEAVRRIGYDNSDIGFDYKSCAILTAINRQSPDIAQGVNEGQGIDLDQGAGDQGLMFGYACDETASLMPLPIHYAHRIMQRQAEVRRDGRLPWLRPDAKSQLSVRYVDGRPVAIDTVVVSTQHDPEVSHAQISEAVIEEVIKPVVPKELLTGNTRFLVNPTGRFVVGGPHGDCGLTGRKIIVDTYGGAARHGGGAFSGKDPSKVDRSAAYAARHVAKNIVAAGLASRCEVQVAYAIGVARPVSLMVNTFGTGRVSDELIVDLIGKHFDLRPKGIIQSLNLLRPIYRKTAAYGHFGRDEPEFTWEATDKATALRAAAGLS